From Acinetobacter sp. ASP199, the proteins below share one genomic window:
- the catA gene encoding catechol 1,2-dioxygenase, producing MNRQEIDALVKKMNVDTATGPVDERVQQVVVRLLGDFFQAIEDLDISQTELWKGLEYFTDAGQANELGLLAAGLGLEHYLDLRADEADAKAGITGGTPRTIEGPLYVAGAPESVGFARMDDGSEEGKIPTLIIEGTVTDTDGNIIEGAKVEVWHANSLGNYSFFDKSQSDFNLRRSIFTDQDGKYVALTTMPVGYGCPPEGTTQFVLDKLGRHGNRPSHVHYFVSAPGYRKLTTQFNIEGDQYLWDDFAFATREGLVATAVDVTDEAEIAKRGLKGPFKYIQFDIELVKDQAAAPSTEVERRRASA from the coding sequence ATGAACCGCCAAGAAATTGATGCACTGGTTAAAAAAATGAATGTCGATACAGCGACAGGACCAGTAGATGAGCGTGTACAACAAGTTGTTGTACGTTTATTAGGTGATTTTTTCCAGGCTATTGAAGATCTTGATATTTCTCAGACTGAACTCTGGAAAGGTCTGGAATACTTTACTGATGCAGGTCAAGCTAATGAATTAGGCTTACTGGCTGCAGGTCTTGGTCTGGAACATTACTTAGACTTACGCGCGGATGAAGCAGATGCCAAAGCAGGCATTACAGGTGGTACACCACGTACCATCGAAGGCCCGCTGTATGTTGCAGGTGCACCTGAGTCAGTTGGTTTTGCGCGTATGGATGACGGTTCTGAAGAAGGCAAAATTCCGACCCTGATTATTGAAGGCACAGTGACCGATACTGACGGCAACATCATTGAAGGTGCAAAAGTTGAAGTCTGGCATGCCAACAGCCTGGGTAACTATTCGTTCTTTGACAAGTCACAATCTGACTTTAACCTGCGCCGATCAATCTTTACCGATCAAGACGGTAAATATGTGGCGCTGACCACCATGCCGGTCGGTTATGGCTGCCCACCTGAAGGTACCACCCAGTTCGTACTGGACAAATTAGGCCGTCATGGTAACCGTCCATCACACGTCCATTACTTTGTGTCTGCACCGGGTTACCGCAAGCTGACCACTCAATTCAACATTGAAGGCGACCAATACCTGTGGGATGACTTTGCATTCGCTACCCGTGAAGGTCTGGTGGCAACTGCTGTAGACGTAACTGATGAAGCTGAAATTGCAAAACGTGGCCTGAAAGGTCCTTTCAAATACATTCAATTCGATATTGAACTTGTGAAAGACCAGGCTGCTGCACCAAGCACTGAAGTAGAACGTCGTCGCGCAAGCGCTTAA